The following proteins are co-located in the Microcystis wesenbergii NRERC-220 genome:
- the zds gene encoding 9,9'-di-cis-zeta-carotene desaturase: MRVVIVGAGLAGMATAIDLVDAGCTVEILESRPFVGGKVGSWVDADGNHIEMGLHVFFGCYYNLFELMKKVGAFQSLLLKEHTHTFINEGGKIGELDFRFVAGAPFNGLKAFFTSSQLSAADKIFNSLALGTSPIVRGLIDFQGAMKTIRDLDSISFADWFRSHGGNDGSLKKMWNPIAYALGFIDTENISARCMLTIFQFFAAKTEASVLRMLEGSPHEYLHKPIINYLEARGAKISTRRQVREILYSGEGENLQVNGMIVANGETTETITADAYVCAGDVPGIQRLIPQDWRKMPIFDNIFRLEAVPVATVQLRFDGWVTELNDAEKRRQLQKAVGIDNLLYTHQADFSCFADLALTSPRDYYRPGEGSLLQLVLTPGDPFIKAKNEDIAQHVLAQVHQLFPSSRELKMTWFSVVKLAQSLYREAPGMDVYRPSQATPIANFFLAGSYTQQDYIDSMEGATLSGKQAARAILQQAERWKSLATV, from the coding sequence ATGCGAGTGGTGATCGTTGGTGCAGGATTAGCGGGAATGGCAACAGCTATCGATCTGGTCGATGCGGGCTGTACAGTAGAAATATTAGAATCTCGTCCCTTTGTCGGGGGAAAAGTCGGTAGTTGGGTAGATGCGGACGGTAATCACATCGAGATGGGCCTGCACGTCTTTTTTGGCTGTTACTATAATCTTTTTGAGTTAATGAAAAAAGTGGGCGCTTTTCAATCCCTACTACTCAAAGAACACACCCACACTTTTATCAACGAAGGGGGAAAAATCGGCGAATTAGACTTCCGTTTCGTCGCAGGTGCGCCTTTTAACGGTTTAAAAGCCTTTTTTACCTCCTCCCAACTCTCGGCAGCCGATAAAATCTTTAATTCTCTGGCCCTAGGTACCAGTCCCATCGTCCGTGGTCTGATAGACTTTCAAGGAGCGATGAAAACGATTCGGGATCTAGACTCGATTAGCTTTGCCGATTGGTTTCGTAGCCATGGCGGTAATGACGGCAGTTTAAAAAAAATGTGGAATCCGATCGCCTATGCCCTAGGATTTATCGATACGGAAAATATCTCGGCCCGTTGTATGCTGACGATTTTCCAATTTTTTGCCGCTAAAACCGAAGCTTCCGTCCTGCGGATGTTGGAAGGTTCCCCCCACGAATACCTACATAAACCGATTATTAACTATCTGGAAGCTCGGGGTGCCAAAATCTCTACCCGTCGTCAGGTGCGGGAAATTCTCTATTCTGGAGAGGGCGAAAATCTGCAAGTTAATGGCATGATCGTCGCTAACGGAGAAACCACAGAAACTATCACCGCAGATGCCTATGTTTGCGCTGGTGATGTCCCCGGTATTCAGCGTCTTATTCCCCAAGATTGGCGGAAAATGCCGATTTTTGACAATATTTTCCGACTAGAAGCCGTCCCCGTCGCCACGGTACAATTGCGTTTTGACGGTTGGGTGACGGAGTTAAATGATGCCGAAAAACGCCGACAACTGCAAAAAGCGGTGGGAATTGACAATCTTTTGTACACCCACCAAGCGGATTTCTCCTGTTTTGCAGATCTTGCCCTCACCAGTCCTAGGGATTATTATCGCCCCGGAGAAGGTTCTTTATTACAGTTGGTTTTAACCCCTGGGGATCCTTTTATTAAAGCTAAAAATGAAGATATTGCCCAGCACGTTTTAGCGCAAGTCCATCAGTTATTTCCCTCCTCGCGGGAGTTAAAGATGACTTGGTTTAGTGTGGTGAAATTGGCCCAGAGTCTCTATCGGGAAGCACCGGGGATGGATGTCTATCGTCCCTCGCAAGCGACTCCTATTGCTAACTTTTTCCTTGCCGGTAGTTATACCCAACAGGATTACATTGATAGCATGGAAGGGGCCACTTTATCGGGTAAACAGGCAGCCAGGGCCATCTTACAACAGGCCGAGCGCTGGAAATCTTTAGCCACGGTTTGA
- a CDS encoding MraY family glycosyltransferase codes for MLLSLLSVISFLISFLVVALIKQRFSQQLLDIPNERSSHSQPTPRGGGLGFVVAFALTSGLSYFLLPPSLPLIPLWLSLTPLIIIGLLDDRRGIPSSIRYLVQLSSASVAVTFFGAFPQSWLLDLGFGGKILAFILTIIGLTAIINFYNFMDGLDGLVAGCTAVQLGFLALYFQQPILWLLVAALGGFLLWNWSPAKIFMGDVGSTSLGAIVAMVLLNNQGNQSQAWSALTITLPLIGDAIYTLICRLLRKENIFQAHRSHLYQRLQKSGLSHPQVAIIYMGVTLLIAISVNYLGILVSWLSLPLILGLIVLGEIYLNRRVSEHNLSVTRKE; via the coding sequence ATGTTATTATCCCTACTCTCAGTCATCAGTTTTCTGATTAGTTTTCTGGTGGTTGCCCTGATTAAACAACGTTTTAGTCAACAATTGTTAGATATTCCCAATGAGCGTAGCAGCCATAGTCAACCCACACCTAGGGGGGGTGGACTCGGTTTTGTCGTCGCTTTTGCTCTGACCAGCGGCCTCAGTTATTTTCTCCTTCCTCCTTCCCTACCTCTTATTCCCCTGTGGTTGTCCCTGACTCCTTTAATTATTATCGGCCTTCTCGATGATCGTCGCGGTATTCCCTCTAGTATTCGCTATTTAGTGCAGTTATCCTCCGCTAGTGTTGCGGTCACTTTTTTCGGCGCTTTTCCCCAATCGTGGCTATTAGATTTGGGTTTTGGCGGCAAAATTTTGGCTTTTATTCTCACAATTATCGGCCTGACCGCGATCATTAACTTTTATAATTTTATGGATGGTCTCGATGGCTTGGTGGCTGGCTGTACGGCGGTACAATTAGGATTTCTCGCTCTCTATTTTCAGCAACCAATTTTATGGCTTTTAGTGGCAGCTTTAGGCGGTTTTCTCCTCTGGAATTGGTCGCCAGCGAAAATTTTTATGGGTGATGTGGGTAGCACCAGTCTAGGGGCAATTGTCGCTATGGTTTTACTTAATAACCAGGGGAATCAAAGTCAAGCTTGGTCAGCTTTAACTATCACTTTACCTCTGATTGGTGATGCTATTTATACCCTGATTTGTCGATTATTAAGAAAGGAAAATATCTTCCAAGCTCACCGCAGTCACCTTTATCAAAGATTACAAAAATCTGGCTTGTCTCATCCACAAGTAGCAATTATTTATATGGGGGTAACTCTCCTGATTGCTATTAGTGTTAACTACTTAGGAATCCTAGTATCATGGCTGAGTTTACCTCTGATTCTAGGATTAATTGTTCTCGGAGAAATTTATCTGAACAGGAGAGTTAGCGAGCATAATTTATCAGTGACAAGAAAAGAATAA
- the leuC gene encoding 3-isopropylmalate dehydratase large subunit, giving the protein MSARTLFDKVWDAHTVKILPSGQTQLFIGLHLVHEVTSPQAFSMLRERGLKVLFPGRTIATVDHIVPTENQARPFLDDLAEEMIRAIETNVQTNNIPFYGIGSGNQGIVHVIAPEQGLTQPGMTIACGDSHTSTHGAFGAIAFGIGTSQVRDVLATQTLSLSKLKVRRVEVNGDLNPGVYAKDVILHIIRQLGVKGGVGYAYEYAGSTIERMSMEERMTICNMAIEGGARCGYINPDQITYDYLKGRDFAPKDWESAVNWWESIKSDADAVYDDVVVFDAGEIEPTVTWGITPGQGIGVNEVIPTPESLPASERAIAEEAYQYMKLTPGAPIKGTKIDVCFVGSCTNGRISDLREAAKFAQGHRVAPHVKAFIVPGSERVKKQAEAEGLDQIFLASGFEWREAGCSMCLAMNPDKLQGDQISASSSNRNFKGRQGSASGRTLLMSPAMVVAAAIKGEVTDPRELLQ; this is encoded by the coding sequence ATGAGCGCAAGAACGTTATTCGATAAAGTCTGGGACGCACACACGGTTAAGATTCTTCCCAGTGGACAGACACAATTATTTATCGGACTGCATCTAGTCCATGAAGTCACCAGTCCGCAAGCTTTTTCGATGCTGAGAGAAAGGGGTTTAAAAGTATTATTTCCAGGACGGACTATTGCCACCGTCGATCACATCGTCCCCACCGAAAATCAGGCGCGTCCTTTCCTTGACGATTTGGCCGAGGAAATGATCCGGGCGATCGAAACTAATGTTCAAACCAATAATATTCCTTTCTACGGCATCGGTTCCGGCAATCAGGGCATAGTTCATGTGATCGCTCCCGAACAGGGTCTAACCCAACCGGGGATGACGATCGCCTGCGGTGACTCCCACACCTCCACCCACGGCGCTTTTGGGGCGATCGCTTTTGGCATCGGCACTTCCCAAGTACGCGATGTTCTTGCTACCCAAACCCTATCCCTATCGAAATTAAAAGTGCGTCGAGTGGAGGTAAACGGCGATTTAAACCCCGGGGTCTATGCTAAAGATGTAATTCTCCATATTATCCGTCAATTGGGCGTTAAAGGCGGTGTTGGTTACGCCTACGAGTATGCTGGTAGTACAATCGAACGGATGTCCATGGAAGAAAGGATGACGATTTGTAACATGGCGATCGAAGGTGGGGCCCGATGTGGTTATATCAACCCCGATCAGATCACCTACGATTACCTCAAAGGTCGTGATTTTGCGCCTAAAGACTGGGAAAGTGCGGTTAATTGGTGGGAAAGCATTAAAAGCGATGCCGATGCGGTTTATGACGATGTGGTGGTCTTTGATGCCGGCGAAATCGAACCCACCGTTACTTGGGGTATCACCCCGGGCCAAGGAATCGGGGTTAACGAAGTCATTCCCACTCCCGAAAGTTTACCGGCCAGTGAAAGAGCGATCGCAGAGGAAGCCTATCAATACATGAAACTCACCCCCGGCGCCCCGATTAAAGGCACAAAAATCGATGTCTGCTTCGTCGGTAGCTGTACTAACGGCCGGATCAGTGATCTGCGCGAAGCGGCCAAATTTGCCCAAGGTCATCGTGTGGCCCCCCATGTGAAAGCTTTTATCGTCCCCGGTTCCGAAAGAGTCAAAAAACAAGCGGAAGCAGAAGGATTAGACCAAATTTTCCTAGCATCGGGCTTTGAATGGCGCGAGGCTGGCTGTTCCATGTGTTTAGCCATGAATCCCGATAAATTGCAGGGAGATCAGATCAGCGCTTCCTCCTCCAATCGTAACTTTAAAGGTCGTCAAGGTTCCGCTTCTGGGCGTACTTTGTTGATGAGTCCGGCGATGGTGGTAGCGGCAGCAATTAAAGGGGAAGTCACCGATCCCAGGGAGTTGTTACAGTAG
- a CDS encoding Eco57I restriction-modification methylase domain-containing protein: MSGQTGNKPLFSQHYLEHRLPDSPEWQEDVSVAFSRLESLYQQKKAILPTLNEAQTEAELIQPILEILGFSYIPQVSSRGKGRSERPDYALFAGENDRYQAYSLQNNERAFYSQVLAIAEAKYWQRSLSDVSKNDQRDIWKNSNPSFQITNYLTGTGVDWGILTNGREWRLYYRQASSTATEFYPVDLMELLEGGDRQKFRYFWLFFRQEAFIKDIHAQNFLERVREESTTYATRVGNELKELVFDRIFPDISKGFVSLNTDIQPDLLYEASLSLLYKLLFLLYAEARDLLPVRGDYRDYSLLQKTREIAVKIDRQQAFSGTSTGIYDALLSLFRIVDRGDANLAVPRYNGGLFDMEEGRVNCFLGQYKLSDAVLAPILDKLARFEGQPIDYSFLGVRQLGSIYEGLLEYRIVIEGESVHLENDRGERKATGSYYTPDYIVKYIVSHTLKPILEQRAQQFGDVMTEIATRRQESSDRRLGNLSQQGLEKELQRLEKKAITTLLDLKLCDPAMGSGHFLVEAVDYLTDELIQILNLYPEDNPVLTMLETTRQNIIDNLRQQGIILDSPTLEPTQLLQRVVMKRCIYGVDINPMAVELAKVSLWLHSFTVGAPLSFLDHHLRCGNSLIGTTAKDAEAAMIEEEGGQLTLLTGPFVGLLRAAEIMRGISTLSDATFAEVEASEQLFRDFDSQAKPYKRLLDVFLSRFFGVKTAIEFLQRYGGNISAINWDKLPRSDQGILDQAASLYKSKRFFHWDLEFPEVFIDLDSASWKDNPGFDAVIGNPPYDELSESALGRVIDEKQFIDNTEIYKEARAFRVNLYRLFVAKAISLAKKNGYHSFIVPMSLLGDRFTFELRRKLLQKTSLICIEAFPQKDDPNNRVFREAKLSTCVYVLFNGILPLDFSMRTHEGKDILDHSRRYYANAEKIDKFDPDNLSIPTVNQESWKLLLNLCENPRCVLFKTIGYPTPGEIMFNQQFKEFISDDPPGEIVLRGAHIGRYEFYEKPKQGNPVYLNKTKFLEKRGTNKEVKAYDHLKRRIAYQRGAAIDNYRRIIATTIQEGFFCSDTVGYIVDTQYKLETVLAFLNSKLLEWRFSLTSTTNHINAYELNVIFIPKISFSTNSDRRQQSLEKLIKSYQEKQEILKEIEEHIRREETDIVHDILAYLAEQMIEINREKQKEIKSFLRYLERIIGSAIDNLTNKSKIQNYLGDYQKSEPHLSCDQLWEILKKNKKKITVNLLDRQIQETLEKEYQTSLDKLLPLKQQLSATDELIDLIVYKLYGLSEEEIKIIEGRE; this comes from the coding sequence ATGTCAGGACAAACGGGCAATAAACCACTTTTTTCTCAACACTATCTTGAGCATCGGCTGCCGGATTCTCCGGAATGGCAAGAGGATGTATCGGTGGCATTTTCCCGCTTAGAGAGTCTTTATCAACAAAAAAAGGCGATTTTGCCGACTCTTAACGAAGCGCAAACGGAAGCAGAATTAATACAACCGATTCTAGAAATTCTCGGTTTTAGTTATATACCGCAAGTAAGCAGTAGGGGAAAAGGAAGGTCAGAAAGGCCAGATTATGCCCTATTTGCCGGAGAAAATGACCGTTATCAAGCCTATTCTCTCCAGAATAATGAAAGAGCCTTTTATAGTCAAGTTTTAGCGATCGCTGAGGCCAAATACTGGCAACGTTCTCTTAGTGACGTTTCTAAGAATGATCAGCGAGATATCTGGAAAAATAGTAATCCTTCCTTTCAGATCACCAATTATCTGACGGGGACGGGAGTAGATTGGGGTATTCTCACCAATGGTCGAGAATGGCGCTTATATTACCGTCAAGCGTCCTCCACAGCCACGGAATTTTATCCAGTGGACTTGATGGAACTATTAGAAGGGGGAGACCGGCAAAAATTTCGGTATTTCTGGTTATTTTTCCGTCAAGAGGCTTTTATTAAGGATATTCACGCTCAGAATTTCCTTGAACGGGTCCGGGAGGAGAGTACCACCTATGCCACCAGAGTGGGTAACGAGTTAAAAGAGTTAGTCTTCGATCGCATTTTTCCCGATATTTCTAAGGGTTTTGTATCATTAAATACAGACATACAGCCAGATTTATTGTATGAAGCGAGTTTATCCCTGCTGTATAAATTATTATTTCTGCTCTACGCAGAAGCGCGGGACTTGCTGCCGGTGAGGGGAGACTATCGCGATTACAGCTTATTGCAAAAGACGCGAGAAATTGCCGTTAAAATCGATCGTCAGCAGGCCTTTAGTGGCACCTCGACGGGAATATACGATGCTCTCCTCAGTTTATTTCGCATTGTCGATCGAGGGGATGCTAATTTAGCCGTACCTCGTTACAACGGGGGTTTATTTGACATGGAAGAAGGCCGGGTGAATTGTTTTCTCGGTCAATACAAGTTATCCGATGCGGTTTTAGCGCCCATCTTAGACAAGTTAGCACGTTTTGAGGGACAGCCGATCGACTATAGTTTTTTAGGTGTGCGACAGTTAGGATCAATTTACGAAGGATTACTGGAATATCGCATCGTGATTGAGGGGGAATCGGTGCATCTGGAAAATGATCGGGGAGAAAGAAAAGCCACCGGTTCCTATTACACTCCCGATTACATTGTTAAATATATTGTCAGTCATACCCTCAAACCAATTTTAGAGCAAAGAGCGCAACAGTTCGGGGATGTGATGACAGAAATCGCCACCCGAAGACAAGAAAGCAGCGATAGACGTTTAGGAAATCTCAGTCAGCAGGGATTAGAAAAAGAGCTACAACGCTTAGAAAAAAAAGCGATCACTACCTTACTTGATCTTAAACTCTGTGACCCCGCCATGGGAAGCGGACATTTTTTAGTAGAAGCAGTGGACTATCTCACCGATGAGTTAATCCAGATTCTCAATCTTTATCCCGAAGATAATCCCGTTTTAACCATGTTGGAAACCACCCGACAAAACATTATCGACAATCTCCGACAACAGGGAATTATTCTCGATTCTCCCACCCTTGAACCCACGCAATTATTACAGAGAGTGGTGATGAAGCGCTGTATTTATGGGGTGGATATCAATCCGATGGCTGTAGAATTGGCCAAGGTTAGTCTCTGGTTACATTCTTTCACAGTGGGCGCACCTTTGAGTTTTTTGGATCATCATTTACGTTGTGGTAATTCTCTGATCGGAACTACCGCCAAGGACGCAGAAGCCGCTATGATTGAGGAAGAAGGTGGTCAATTAACTCTTTTAACTGGCCCTTTTGTTGGGTTACTTCGGGCAGCAGAAATTATGCGGGGAATTAGTACCCTCAGCGATGCGACTTTTGCTGAAGTGGAAGCAAGTGAACAGTTATTCCGTGATTTTGATAGTCAAGCTAAACCCTACAAGCGTTTATTAGATGTTTTCCTCTCTCGCTTTTTTGGGGTTAAAACTGCTATCGAGTTTCTGCAGCGCTACGGTGGCAATATATCGGCAATTAATTGGGATAAGTTACCCCGATCAGATCAAGGAATTTTAGACCAGGCAGCTAGTTTATATAAAAGTAAGCGCTTTTTTCATTGGGATCTGGAATTTCCTGAAGTTTTTATCGATCTTGATTCCGCTTCTTGGAAGGATAACCCCGGTTTTGATGCAGTAATCGGTAATCCTCCTTATGATGAATTGTCAGAATCCGCTCTCGGTAGAGTAATTGACGAAAAACAATTTATAGATAATACAGAAATTTATAAAGAAGCTAGAGCATTTAGAGTTAACTTATATCGTTTATTTGTTGCCAAAGCTATAAGTCTCGCTAAGAAAAATGGCTATCATAGCTTTATTGTTCCTATGTCACTGCTAGGTGATCGTTTTACATTTGAGTTAAGACGTAAGCTTTTACAAAAAACCAGTTTGATATGTATTGAAGCTTTTCCGCAAAAAGATGACCCCAATAATCGGGTTTTTCGTGAAGCAAAATTATCCACTTGTGTGTATGTTCTTTTTAATGGCATATTACCGCTAGATTTCTCGATGAGAACTCATGAGGGCAAAGATATTCTAGATCATTCTCGTCGATATTATGCTAATGCTGAAAAAATCGATAAATTTGATCCTGATAATTTATCTATACCAACAGTCAATCAGGAGTCTTGGAAATTGTTATTAAACCTATGTGAAAATCCTAGATGTGTTTTATTTAAAACCATTGGTTATCCGACTCCTGGAGAGATTATGTTCAATCAGCAATTCAAAGAATTTATATCAGATGATCCTCCAGGTGAAATAGTTCTTCGTGGAGCGCATATAGGTCGTTATGAGTTTTACGAAAAGCCAAAACAAGGAAACCCAGTGTATTTAAATAAAACAAAATTCCTTGAAAAACGTGGTACAAATAAAGAAGTTAAAGCATACGATCATTTAAAGAGAAGAATCGCCTATCAAAGAGGTGCAGCAATCGATAATTATCGACGGATAATAGCAACAACTATTCAAGAGGGATTTTTTTGTTCTGACACAGTTGGTTATATTGTAGATACACAATATAAACTAGAAACAGTTCTAGCTTTTTTAAATTCAAAATTATTGGAATGGAGATTCAGCCTTACAAGTACGACTAATCATATTAATGCCTACGAACTAAACGTAATTTTTATTCCTAAAATATCTTTTAGCACTAATAGCGATCGCCGTCAACAGAGTTTAGAGAAACTTATCAAAAGTTATCAAGAAAAGCAAGAAATATTAAAAGAAATCGAGGAGCATATTAGGAGAGAAGAAACCGATATAGTCCATGATATTTTGGCCTACTTAGCAGAACAGATGATCGAGATAAATCGGGAAAAACAAAAAGAAATCAAAAGCTTTTTAAGATATTTAGAGAGAATAATCGGCAGTGCGATCGATAATTTAACCAACAAATCAAAAATCCAAAACTATCTCGGTGACTACCAAAAAAGCGAACCTCATCTTAGCTGCGATCAACTGTGGGAGATACTGAAAAAGAACAAAAAGAAAATTACCGTTAACTTACTCGATCGTCAAATACAGGAAACCCTAGAAAAAGAATATCAAACCAGTCTAGATAAACTTTTGCCACTAAAACAACAATTAAGCGCCACCGATGAATTGATCGATCTAATTGTTTATAAACTCTATGGATTAAGCGAGGAAGAAATTAAAATTATTGAGGGGAGAGAGTAA
- a CDS encoding glycosyltransferase family 39 protein, with the protein MKRSLDGRQGLIIVSIIWILGILVDRFWFSLDHTVPAWDQADYLNGGIIYTQAFQNPRWFDGDWWRSLWLMSPKIPPLTYLLTIPFFNLFGISLDAGMWVMAIYSALLLFSVYGLGIILFNGTVALWAVLICQFLPGLYYYRLEYLLDFPLAAIVTFSYFCLTWWRFSGQGWLKAIAFGISFGLGMLVKQTALFFLFLPILWVLGENLRRKRWGNLAQLMLSFLTAAWLMFPWYRTNWLLMLTAGKRATVDSAILEGDPPLTSPDAWTFYAQVLPYFLSWVLLLVPVVGLLISLRHRKTEDKVNRPVWIWLGVFLLGGYLLSSLNINKDARYILPLLPTLSLILSVGLLSWRGRFAPSIRWGTITIAAILTSLNLFPLGGDIITNVFSPELQHHPYLKTGWQQEEVVKEILGDSPYLRSTLGVLPSTPELNQHTFSFYGGKHNSQVAGRQVGVREEDIEKDVNSLDWFLTKTGEQGSVPDVQKKIVNRVATGPDFQVEKTWQLPDDSTLSLHRKIYPSVTVNPLENAPKRVELREIAIAEKASPNQPIPVVYKWAGDWQQLKSGIVILTWQEVDGKDYWMHDHGIAMGGLMAEKLTPEEQQKGFEVTEKTAMQSAATPGVYRLSAVYLNRETGETYPIKTNAQITIDPQVSKLATPQLDLVTQLRLKSANIGQGLTGIEPIFQLTNRINQYDSIQDYVLQADKAFSYRLQQQNPPDKLSLAYGLAISKVLQQDVAGAIKATEEMIKIDPHNPYHYAYQGFIYLYDWQPQAAQKVLDQARKLNPDSEEIKTLNAVAALMGGNLVKAWQLWQSN; encoded by the coding sequence TTGAAGCGATCGCTAGATGGGAGACAGGGATTAATTATTGTCAGTATTATTTGGATATTGGGGATATTAGTCGATAGATTCTGGTTTAGTCTCGATCATACCGTTCCCGCTTGGGATCAGGCCGATTATCTCAACGGTGGCATTATCTATACCCAAGCTTTCCAAAATCCGCGCTGGTTTGATGGGGATTGGTGGCGCAGTTTATGGCTAATGTCCCCGAAAATTCCCCCTTTAACCTATCTTTTAACGATTCCCTTCTTTAATCTCTTTGGTATTAGTCTTGACGCGGGTATGTGGGTAATGGCTATCTATAGCGCCCTACTGCTCTTTTCTGTGTACGGATTGGGAATTATCCTCTTTAATGGGACTGTGGCTTTATGGGCGGTCTTAATCTGTCAATTTCTACCCGGTTTATACTATTATCGCCTCGAATATCTCTTAGATTTTCCCTTAGCGGCAATTGTAACGTTTTCTTACTTTTGCTTGACATGGTGGCGATTTAGTGGTCAAGGCTGGCTAAAAGCGATCGCTTTCGGGATTTCTTTCGGTTTAGGGATGTTAGTCAAACAAACCGCCCTATTTTTCCTCTTTTTACCGATTTTGTGGGTATTGGGCGAAAATCTCCGGCGAAAACGTTGGGGCAATCTAGCGCAATTAATGCTGAGTTTTTTGACGGCAGCATGGTTAATGTTTCCCTGGTATCGGACGAATTGGTTATTAATGTTAACTGCGGGCAAACGTGCCACGGTAGATTCGGCGATTTTGGAGGGAGATCCGCCTCTTACCAGTCCAGATGCCTGGACATTTTACGCCCAAGTTTTACCCTATTTTCTTTCTTGGGTATTGTTATTAGTTCCCGTGGTGGGATTATTAATCTCCTTACGTCATAGAAAAACCGAAGATAAGGTTAATCGTCCTGTGTGGATTTGGTTAGGAGTTTTTCTGCTGGGGGGATACCTATTATCATCCCTAAATATCAATAAAGATGCTCGTTATATTTTGCCGCTTTTACCGACTTTATCCTTAATTTTATCCGTCGGTTTATTATCTTGGCGCGGTCGTTTTGCCCCCAGTATCCGTTGGGGAACGATAACTATTGCCGCTATCCTCACCAGTTTAAATTTATTCCCCTTGGGGGGAGATATAATTACTAACGTTTTCAGTCCCGAATTACAACACCATCCCTATTTAAAAACTGGCTGGCAGCAGGAAGAAGTAGTTAAAGAGATTCTAGGCGATTCTCCCTATCTTCGCAGCACCCTAGGGGTTTTACCTTCCACCCCGGAATTAAATCAACATACTTTCTCTTTCTACGGTGGTAAACATAATTCCCAGGTTGCCGGCAGACAGGTGGGAGTTAGGGAAGAAGATATAGAAAAGGATGTCAATTCTTTAGATTGGTTTTTAACTAAAACTGGTGAACAGGGTTCCGTCCCCGATGTCCAGAAAAAAATTGTTAATCGAGTCGCCACTGGGCCAGATTTCCAAGTGGAAAAAACTTGGCAGCTACCGGATGATAGCACCCTGTCCCTACACCGAAAAATATATCCTTCCGTCACGGTTAACCCCCTTGAAAATGCGCCAAAACGGGTGGAATTAAGAGAGATTGCTATTGCCGAAAAAGCTTCTCCTAATCAACCCATTCCCGTGGTTTATAAATGGGCCGGAGACTGGCAACAATTAAAGTCAGGAATAGTAATTTTAACTTGGCAAGAAGTGGACGGTAAGGATTATTGGATGCACGATCATGGTATTGCTATGGGGGGATTAATGGCAGAAAAATTAACTCCAGAAGAGCAACAAAAAGGTTTTGAAGTCACTGAAAAAACCGCCATGCAGTCGGCAGCAACCCCCGGAGTTTATCGCTTATCTGCTGTCTATCTCAATCGGGAAACTGGCGAAACCTATCCGATTAAAACTAATGCTCAAATTACTATCGATCCTCAAGTCTCCAAGTTAGCAACGCCCCAATTAGATTTAGTGACCCAATTGCGCTTAAAGTCTGCTAATATTGGTCAAGGATTAACGGGTATTGAGCCAATTTTTCAGTTAACTAATCGTATCAATCAATACGATTCGATTCAGGATTATGTGCTGCAAGCAGACAAGGCTTTTTCCTATCGTTTACAGCAACAAAACCCCCCCGATAAATTATCTTTAGCCTACGGATTAGCAATTTCTAAGGTACTACAACAGGATGTAGCAGGGGCAATAAAAGCCACGGAGGAAATGATTAAAATTGACCCCCATAATCCCTATCATTATGCTTATCAAGGTTTTATTTATCTCTACGATTGGCAACCGCAAGCAGCCCAAAAAGTCTTAGATCAGGCCAGAAAATTAAATCCGGATAGTGAGGAAATTAAGACTTTAAATGCAGTGGCTGCCTTGATGGGAGGAAATCTCGTTAAAGCTTGGCAATTATGGCAGTCAAATTAA
- a CDS encoding DUF29 domain-containing protein — protein MKDRANSLYESDFYGWTELQAKVLANRQVEALDWQNLREEIISLGKQEYRELVSRLTVLVGHLLKWEYQPDKRSRSWFLTIREQRRGIRRHLEGNPSLKSRIPTALSDAFEAGVDLALRETDLPIRTFPSHCPFTFEDIMADHFLCDTSQDWP, from the coding sequence ATGAAAGATCGAGCGAATTCCCTGTATGAATCCGACTTCTACGGGTGGACAGAGCTACAAGCGAAAGTTCTAGCCAACCGACAGGTAGAAGCTCTGGACTGGCAAAACTTACGGGAGGAAATCATTTCCTTGGGTAAACAAGAATATCGAGAACTGGTGAGCCGTCTAACCGTTTTGGTAGGACATCTTCTCAAATGGGAATATCAGCCGGATAAACGTTCTCGCAGCTGGTTTTTGACGATTAGAGAACAGAGACGAGGGATCAGACGGCATCTAGAGGGTAATCCTAGTTTAAAATCCCGGATACCGACGGCTTTATCCGATGCTTTCGAGGCCGGAGTCGATTTGGCTTTACGCGAGACGGATTTACCGATACGGACTTTTCCCTCTCACTGTCCCTTCACCTTCGAGGACATCATGGCCGACCATTTCCTCTGCGATACGAGTCAGGATTGGCCGTAA